CATCCGGGTCTTCCAGCGCATCTGGCCGGCGTAGGCCATGAAGAGCACCGGGCGGACGACGCCGTCCTTGAGCGCGCGGCCGTAGCCGTAGTTGTAGTCGGACACCGAGGTGCGGATGCCCTGCTCGTCGGGGGCGTACTGCACGAACGGGATCGGGGCGGTGTCCGAGCGGAACGGCGTCCCGGAGAGCGACAGTCGGCGCGTGGCCTTCGTGAACGCCTCGCGGATGCCGTCGCCCCAGGTCAGGGCGTCGCCGCCGTGGTGCACCTCGTCGAGGATGACCAGGGTCTTCCCGCCTGCGGTGATGCGCTGGTGGACCTCAGGGTTCATGCCGACCTGGGCGTACGTGATCGCGACGCCCTGGTAGTGCCGGCCGAACATGCCGTCGCCGTTCTTGAACATCGGGTCGAGCCGGATGCCCACGCGGTCGGCGGAGTCGGCCCACTGCCGCTTGAGGTGCTCGGTCGGCGCGACGACGATGATCCGGTCGATCGTGCCGCGGGCGAGGAGCTCGGTCGCGAGCCGGAGCGCGAACGTGGTCTTGCCGGCGCCCGGGGTCGCGGCTGCGAGGAAGTCGCGCGGCTCCTTCTCGAAGTACTTCGTGAGGGCCTCGACCTGCCAGGCGCGGAGCTTGGACGCAGTGCCCCACGCGGCCCGCTCGGGGAACGCCGGCGACAGGTGCTCGGCGGCCGCGTTGCCGGCGTTCTCGGCCTGGGCCACGGCGTCTTCGTGCGGGCGGACGGCGCCGTCCGCGACGGTCTCGGGGGTGTCGCCCCACAGTGTCGCGGGCTGCTGCTGGTCGTCGTACTCCGCTGCGCTCACTTCACGCGAGTCTACCGTCACGCGGGGTCCTGCCGGGCGTGCGGGGGCCGCTGCTCGGGCGTGCCGCGGACGAGCGAGGCGGGCCGGAGCACGCCCGCGCCGAAGCGTGCGGCGACGGCGTCCACGGTGGTCTCGGTGTCCCGCCATGGCGCGTCGTCGTCCCACAGCGCGTTGCTCGCGGCGGCGGGCACGAGGTTCTCGCCGCGGACGCCGATGAGCCGGATCCGGTTGCCCGGCCGGTGCAGCACGTCGTAGAGCTCGACGGCCTCGTGGTGCAGCCGCTTGGCGACGTCGGTGGGTTCGGCGAGGGTGCGCGACCGGGTCAGCGTGCTGAAGTCGGTGTACCGGACCTTGAGCGCCACGGTGCGGGCCTGCACGTCGGCGCGCCGGAGCCGGACGGCCACCTTGTCGGCCAGGCGCAGGAGCTCGCGGGCGACGTCGTCGCGTTCGGTGAGGTCGTGGCCGAACGTGGTCTCGTGCCCGATCGACTTCTCGCTGACGCCGGTATCGACGACCCGCGGGTCACGCCCCCACGACAGGTCGTGCAGGCGCTGGCCGCCAGCGGGTCCGAGTGCCGCGACGAGGGAGGGCAGCGGGGTGTGCGCGAGGTCGCCGACCGTGCGGATGCCGCGCCGCTCGAGCTTCTCCTGCGTGGTGCCGCCGACGCCCCACAGCGCGGAGACGGGCTGCGGGTGCAGGAACGCGACGGTGTGCTCGGCCGGGACGACGAGGAGCCCGTCCGGCTTCGCCCGGCTGGACGCGAGCTTCGCGACGAACTTGGTCGAGGCTGCGCCCACCGAGCAGTGCAGCCCGGTCTCGGCGAGGACCGCGGCGCGGATCGCCCGACCGATCTCCCACGGGGTGCCGGAGAGCCGGAGCGCTCCGGCGACGTCGAGGAACGCCTCGTCGATACCGAGCTTCTCGACGCGGGGCGTGAAGCTCCCGAACACGCGCATCACGGCGGCTGACTTCGCCGTGTACTTCTCGAAGTGCGGCTCGACGATGATCGCGTTCGGGCAGCGGCGCTTGGCGACGGCCATCGGCATCGCGGAGTTCACGCCGTACCTCCGGGCCTCGTACGTGGCCGCGGTGACGACGGACCGGTCGGAGTCGTGGCCGACGATCACGGGCAGGCCGCGCAGGTCGGGACGGTCGAGCAGTTCGACGGACGCGAAGAAGGCGTCCATGTCGACGTGCAGCACCGTCGCCGTCAGGTCGTCCACGGGACGGTCCGAGACGAGCCGGTTGCGTCCGTCCTGCTTGCTCACGCGCCGATGATGCCACGCCCCACCGACACCGACGACCGGCCGCCGCGCGCCGGCGCCGCTACGCGAGCGGGCCGAGCTCCGCCGCCGCGATCGTCCGCGCTGCGGAGTCCCGCGTGGACGGGTGGTACTGCCCGGCCCGGACGTCCCGGGCGAGCCGCGCCAGCTCCGAGTCCGCCGCGTACGCCCGCCCGCCGACGACGCGCATCGCCTCGTCCACCACGTGCTGCGCCGCGTCGACCGTCCGCGCCTTGGTCCCGACGAGCAGGGGGAACCACCGCGCGCCCAGGTCCTCGCCCTCGTCCGCCGACCGGGCGAGCGACCCGACCTGCAGCGCCACGGCGTCGACGGCACCGCGCAGGTCCGCGATCGTCCGACGGACGTCCGGGTCCTGCGACCGCGGGACCCCGTCCCGCCCCGCGCGACCGGACACCGCCGTGACCGCCAGGTCCACCGCGCGCGAGGCGATCCCGACGTACACGGACGCCACGAGCAGCTCGAACGCGGCGAAGATCCCGAACACGAGCGGGTCGTTCGTCGGGCCGACCGGCAGCGACCGCACGATGCGCTCCGCGGGCACGTGCACGCCGAGCAGCCGGGTGGTCCGGCTCTGCGTCGCGCGCATCCCGAGCGTGTCCCAGTCGTCCAGGTGCTCGACGTCGCCGTCGGAACGGAGCACGAAGCCGTGCACCAGCCGCGGCTCCGGCCCGCTGGTGTCCTTCCCGAACACGCTCAGCACGTCCCACGCCGGTGCGAGCGACGTCGACACCTTCGTCCCGGTGAAGCGGTAGCCCCCGTCGCCGTCCGGCTCCGCCGTCGTCGACGAGTCGAACAGGACGGCGTCGTTGCCGGGTTCGCTCACCCCGAACGCGAGCAGGTGGTCGTCCGCCGCGTGGTCGGTGACGGCCTGGAGGAACGACCCACCCTGTGCGGACACGCTGCGGGCCGCCTGCACCCAGACCTGGTGCATCCCCAGCCCGAGCGCGGTCGCCGGTGCGGCCTGCGCGAGCTCCTGCTGCAACCGCGCCGTCGCGGCGAGGCCGAGCCCAGAGCCGCCCTGCTCGACGGGCACCCCGATCCGCAGCCATCCAGCGGCACGGAGCTCGGCCAGGTCCTCGGCGCAGAAGGCGTTGTCCGCGTCGTACCCGGGCGCCCGCGCCGCGATCCGGGCGAGCAGGTCCTCGGGCAGGCTCCAGGCGGGGTTGGCCTTCGTCATGGCACGAGACTACGGTTCGGGACGTGTCAGATCGTCATCCGTGGTCCAGGTACGTCGCGATCGGTGACTCGTTCACCGAGGGCATCGGGGACCCCGACCCGACCGTGCCCGGCGGCAACCGCGGCTGGGCCGACCGGGTCGCCGAGGTCCTCGCGCACCGCACCGACGACTTCGCGTACGCGAACATCGCGATCCGCGGTCGGCTCCTCGGCCAGATCGTCGACGAGCAGGTCGAGCCTGCCCTGGCGCTCCGCCCGGACCTCGTCACGGTCTCGGCCGGCGGCAACGACATCATCCGACCGGGGTCGGACCCCGACGAGCTCGCCGAGCGGTTCGACGGCATGGTCGAGCGGCTCCGGAGCGACGGTGCGACGGTCCTGCTGTTCACCGGCCCGGACGTCGGCATGACCCCGGTGCTCGGGATGGTCCGCGGCAAGACGGCGATCTACAACGAGAACCTGCACGCCATCGCGCTGAAGCACGGGGCGCTCGTCGCCGACATGTGGGCGCTCCGGGTGCTGCGGGACCCGCGGATGTGGGCACCCGACCGGCTGCACCACTCCCCCACGGGCCACGCCACGGTCGCCGCGGCCGTGCTCGACACCCTGGGCGTCGACCACGGGCTGGAGCCGTTCGTGCCGGAGCCGCTCGAGGCCCGACCGTGGCGCGAGGCCCGGGTCGAGGACCTCGGCTGGGCGCGGGAGTACCTCGTGCCGTGGGTGGTGCGCCGGATCCGGCACACGTCCTCCGGCGACGGCGTCTCCCCGAAGCGCCCGGAGCTGCAGGACGTCGTCGAGCACCGCTCCGACACGCCCTAGTGCCCCCGTCGCACCCCCGCACGCGCGTCGCACCCCGCTGTGGCAGGGTGCGACGCCGGAGACGGGGTGCGACCGGGTGGCCGGGTGCGACCGGGCGACGGCCGATCAGTCGGCCGGGCGCCGGAGCGTCAGCGGTCCGTCGTGCAACGGCTGCGTCGCCCACGACGAGGTCGCCGTGCCCGTGCCGGTGTCGAGCCGGAGGCGGAGCCGGTGCGGGCTCTCGACGAAGCGGACGTCGACGGCGACGACCCCCTCGCGTCGGCGGGCCCCGCTCGCGGCGAGCGGACCCTCGACGGCCCACGTGCCCTGACCGACCGGGCACGTCAGCGTGCCGCCGTCGACGTCCACCGTGACGCGCCAGCCGTCGCCCGAACGGGCGAGACGCACCCCGTCGGCGACGCCGGTCGCCGCGTAGGACCCGTCCGCGTCGTCGTGCAGCTCCACCCCCTCGACGGGAGGCAGCCCCAGGGAGGCGAGCCGTGCCTCCAGGGCGGTGTCGGCTGCCACGTCGACGTCCGCAGCGTCGACGGCGGGCAGCAGGTGCTGCCAGGCCGCGTCGAGGACGGCCTGCATGTCGGTGCTCTGTCCGGTCATGGCGAGGACGACGTCCTGCTCGGGCAGGACGACGCAGAACTGGCCGTAGGCGCCGTCGCCGCGGAAGCCGTGCCGGGCCATCCAGAACTGGAAGCCGTAGCCCTGTCGCCAGTCGACGTTCTCCTCGTCCGGATTCGCGACCTGCGTGCTCGTCGCGGCGGCGACCCAGTCCTCGTCGAGGATGCGCTGGCCGTCCCACACGCCCCGCTGCAGGTACAGCTGCCCGAGTGCGGCGACGGCCGAGGTCGGGGCGTAGCAGCCACTGAAGCCGAGCTCGGCGCCGGTCTCGTCGGTCTTCCAGACGAGGTCGTCGATCCCGAGGGGTTCGAGGACGTGCGGGCGGAGCCAGTCGACCAGGGAACCGCCGGTCACGCGTCGGACGATCGCCGCGAGCGTGTAGGTGCAGGGCTGGTTGTAGGCGAAGACGCTGCCGGGCTCCTCGTCCGGGGGCGTCAGGAGGAACCCGCGGACGAGGTTCGTCGGGTCGGCGGCGCGGGCGCGCTCGAGGGCCTCCTCGCGGTGCCCGGACGCCATCGCGAGCAGGTGCCGCACGCGGATGCGCCGGCTGCGCTCGTCGGTGACGTCGGCGTCGAGCTCGGGGAAGTACGAGAGGACCGTGGCGTCGAGGTCGACCAGGCCGGCCCGGACCGCGGTGCCGACGGCGGCGGCGGTGAAGCTCTTGCTCAGCGAGTAGAGCAGGTGCACCCGGTCGGGGGCGTACGGCGCCCACCAGCCCTCGGCGGCGAGCTGCCCGTGCCGGAGCAGCTGGAACGAGTGGGGTTCCACACCCGGCGTGGACTCGAGGGCGTCGAGGAACGCGGACACCCCGCGTGCGTCGATGCCGAGGGCGGACGGGGTGGACCGGGGGAACGTCGTCGTCACCCCGCCGACACTACGCGGTGCTCGGGGTCAGGCGGCGGTGCCCTGGAACGGGTTCGTCCAGCGCCACCAGACGCCGGGGTCCTCGATCCCGCGCTCGAGGACGAGCGGCACGGTCACCGGGTCGTGGTCGGAGATCGTGAAGCGCACACGCCCGACCCGATCCCCCGCAGCGCCGAAGGTGAGCTGCTCGAGCGTGGTCTTCGCGGTCACGGTGGTCCGTCCCCAGACCAGGACCTCGGCCGCCTTCGCCGAGACGGCGTCGGCCTCGTCCCGCCACGGCGTCGAGAACGTCCCGAACGTCTGCCCGGCGTGCGTCAGGGTGACGACCTGGAAGTTGTCGGCGACCGAGCGCAGAAGCCGCTGCACGTCGACGTCGAGCGAGTCGTGGTCGACCCCGCCGAGCATCGCCCCGACGACCGTGACGGTCCGGCCGCCCCGCTCGTAGGTGGCGGCGAACAGCAGGCAGGCGCCGGCCTGGTCGAGCGTTCCGGTCTTGATGCCCTCGACGCCGTCCATCCCGAGCAGCTTGTTCGAGTTCTCGATCTGCCCGGCGCCAGGGACCGTGGCCTGCGCGGTGCCGACGATCTCCTTGACCACGGGGTCCGCGAGTGCGAGCTGCCCGAGGTCGACGAGGTCGGTCGCGGTCGAGGTGTTGCCCGCGTCCAGGCCCGTCGGCTCGTGGATCGTGGTGTCGTCGAGCCCGTGCGCGTGCAGCCAGGTCGTCGCGGCGCGCTGGTAGGCGTCCATCGAGCCGAACGCCCAGAGTGCGAGCGCGCCGGCGTAGTTGTTCGCGGACTTCATGAGCATGACCTGCATGGTCTGGTACTGCGACAGCTGCAGCCCCGCGGGCATCGGGGCGACCTCGCCGTTCTGCGCAGCGTAGGTCGCGTAGAGCCCCTGCATCTGCGCGTCGAACGTGATCGTCGGTCCCGCCTGGCCCTGTCGGAGCGGCTTCGCGTCGAGGACGACGAGCGCGGTCACGACCTTCGAGATGCTCGCGATCGACCGGGCCTTCCGGTCCCCGCTCGTCCGCAGGCTCTCCGGGAAGTCGGTGGCCTCGACCGCGGTCGCGCCGTAGCCCGGGAAGGACAGCGCCGGCAGCGTCGAGGTCGGGGCGGCGTACGTCGTGGTCCGCGCGCTCGCCGGGGCGAACGGCACGACGGCCGCCGCGACGAGGAACCCGACGACGAGCACGAGGACGGCGACGACGGTGATCGTCACGGGCCTCCTGATGGCGGAGCGGGGGCGACGGACGACTGCTGGCACGGCACAGGAGCGTACCGGGGCGTGACCGGGTGCCGCGTGTGACGAACGTGTAAAACATCGGCGGGACGGCCCGGTGCGGCCCCGGACGCCCCCTACCGTGACGGACATGCTCCACGGATCCACCCCGGGCACCGCGCCCGTGCCGCCGCCGTCGTCCGCCCCCGCCGTCCCTGTCCTGCAACCGGGCACGGGTCCGGTCCGCTCCGACCGGTACCTGCCGGTCAACCCGGAGCAGGCGCTGTGGGGACGCCTGCCGAGCGACGCCGACCGCCCGGTGATGACGGTGCCGTCCGCTGCCGAGGTGACGATCGACACGCTCAGCCACGAGGGGCTCCTGCCCGACCAGGGCAGCGACCCGGTGGCGTTCTTCGCCCGGCACGGCGTGCCCCGCGAGCACGTCCTCGACGACGCGGTCGCCGTGGCCCGTGCCGCTCGCCGCGACCCGGAGCACGACGGACCGCACGTGGTCACCGGCCCGATCGCGGTCGAGGGCGCAGAGCCCGGGGACGTCCTGACCGTCACGGTGCTCGAGACGCTGCCCCGGGTCCCGTACGGGGTCGTGTCGAACCGGCACGGCCGCGGCGCGCTGCACGGCGAGTACCCGGTCGACGGCACGACCGTGAGCGTCTTCGCGGACGTCGTCCCCGGACCGGACGGGCTGCTCGGCCGCATCCCGCTCACCGAGTCCCGCGACCGGTACGCCCGCTTCCCGCTCGCCCCGTTCCTCGGCATCACCGGTGTCGCGACCCCGGGCGAACGGCTCCACTCGGTCCCACCGGGGCGGCACGGCGGGAACGTCGACGTCAACCTGCTGCAGGCCGGAGCCCAGCTGCACCTGCCCGTGCTCGTGCCGGGCGCGTCGGTGTACGTCGGCGACCCGCACTTCGCGCAGGGGGACGGCGAGGTCGCGCTCACCGCGATGGAGGCCTCGCTCCGGGCGACGCTGCGCTTCGACCTGACGCCCGCTGCCGAGGCAGTCCAGCGGTTCGGCGACCTCGTGTGGCCGCTCGTCGAGACGCACGAGTTCCTCGTCCCGACCGGCATGGACCCCGACCTCGACGAGGCCGTCCGGGCCTGCGTCCGGCACGCGATCGCGATCCTCGGCGCCCGCTACGGCATGGAGCCGCACCTGGCGTACGCGTACCTCAGCGCCGCGACCGACTTCAACGTCTCGCAGGTGGTCGACCTCGTCACGGGGGCGCACGCCCGCATCCGCAAGGCCGACTTCGAGGACCTCCGGTGAGCGGGCCGGACGCCCCTGCCGGGCTCCTCGAGGCCCTGGACGCCTACGAGCGCGCCCTCGCCGCCGACGACCTCGCCGCGCTCGACGACGCCTTCGTCCGCTCCCCCACGACCCTGCGCGGCGACGACCGCGGTCTGCTCGTCGGCCACGACGCGATCAGCGCCTTCCGCGGCGCGCGCGGTGGGGTCGCGAGCCGGACCCTGACCCGGGTCGAGGTCCGACCGCTCGCTGACGACCTCGCCCTGGTCGTCGCCGTGTCCACCTTCGACGCGGGCGGCTCCGGCCTGCAGACCCAGCTGTGGCGCCGCCAGGACGGCACGTGGCGGATCGAGGCGGCGCACGTCACCGGACGCCCGCGGGCGTTCGACACCACGGTCTGGCGCGTGCTCGGCGACCCGCTCGTCGCCCCGACCGGGACCGGCCCGCTCGACGGCGAGACCGTCGCCGTGAAGGACCTCTACGCCGTCCCCGGGCACCCCGTCGGTGCCGGGAACCCCACGTACCTGCGGGAGTCGGTCCCCGCCGCGACGGCAGCGGCCGCCGTCGCGGCGCTCCTCGCCGCCGGCGCGTCGATCCGCGGCATCGCGCGGACCGACGAGTTCGCCTACGCGCTCACGGGACGCAACGAACACCACGGCACCCCACCCAACGGGGCGGTCCCGACCGCCGTGCCGGGAGGATCGTCCAGCGGCTCAGCGTCGGCCGTCCGTTCCGGGACGGCCGGCATCGGACTGGGCACCGACACGGCCGGCTCGATCCGGGTCCCGGCGTCCTACCAGGGGCTGTGGGGCCTCCGCACGACGCACGGGCTCGTCGACCGGGCCGGACTCCTGCCTCTCGCGCCGTCGTTCGACACCGTCGGATGGCTGACGCGGGACGCCGACACGCTCCTCCGCGCGCTCGACGCCTCGGTGCCGGACGACATCGCCCGACAGCCGGTCGGCGACCCGGTGGTCCTGACGGACCTGCTCGACGCCGCGGACCCGGCGACGCGGGAGGCCTTCCGCGCCGCGGTCGGGCCCGACGTGCCGGAGACCTCCCTCGCCGCGCTCGGACTCCCCGGACTCGACGAGCTGCGCGAGCTGCTCCGGCTGGTGCAGGGCGCCGAGGCCACGGCCGTGCACGGCGACTGGATCGCCGCACACCCGGGAGCGCTCGGCGCCGTCGTCGGTGGACGGTTCGCCGCGGCCGCCGCCGCTCCGGCCGACCAGGTGGCGGCGGCGCGCGAGCGGTTCCCCGTCGTCCGGGCCGCGATCCGCGAGGCGCTGCACTACCGCGTGTTCCTGGCGCCGACCGTGCCCGGCCCGGCTCCCGCGCTCGCCGCCGACGCGGTCGAGCTCGAGCGGGTCCGGACGGCGACGACCGCGATGACCGCGCTCGCGAGCGTCGGCGGCCTCCCGTCGGTGAGCGCGCCGGTGCTCACCGTGGACGGCGCGCCCGTCGGGGGGTGCCTGACCGGCGGGCCGGACACGGACCGCGCCCTGGTGACCGCCGTCGGACGGTGGCTGCCCGCCTGACCCGCCACGATCCTCCCGGCCGGTGCTGCTGCCCGCCGACCGGATCGGTGCCTAGCGGGCCGCCCGCTGCGCGTGGGCGACCGCCCACAGGCCGACGGCGCTCGCCGCAGCCACGTTGAGCGAGTCGACGCCGTGCGCCATCGGGATCCGGACGGTCGTGTCGGCTGCGGCGATCGCGGCGGGCGTGAGGCCCTGGCCCTCGGTGCCCATCACGAGCGCGATCCGCTCGGGGATGTCCTGCACGAAGGCGTCCAGGTCCACCGAGCGGTCGGTGAGCGCCATCGCGGCGAGGTGGAACCCCTGCGCGCGGAGGTCGTCGCCCGCCGCGGGCCAGTCGCCGATGCGGGTCCACGGCACCTGCAGGACGGTGCCCATGCTGACCCGGACGCTCCGTCGGTAGAGCGGGTCGGCGCAGCGCGGGCTGACGAGCACCGCGTCGGCGCCGAGTCCGGCGACGCTCCGGAAGACGGCACCGACGTTCGTGTGGTCGACGATGTCCTCGAGCACGACCACGAGCCGGGCGTCCCGCACGACGTCCGCGACGCTCGGCAGCTCCGGACGGTGCATCGCGGCGAGGGCGCCCCGGTGCATGGCGAACCCGGTCAGCTGCTCGAGCAGGGCGTCGGGCCCGACGAAGACCGGGCCCTCGTGGTCCGCCACCAGGGGCAGCACGCTGTCGAGCCACTTCTCCTGCACGAGGACGCTCCGGGGCACGTGCCCGGCCCGGACCGAGCGCTCGATCACCGTGTTCGACTCCGCGATGTACAGCCCGCCCTCCGGCTCGGAGACCCGTCGGAGCGCCA
The Curtobacterium citreum genome window above contains:
- the dinB gene encoding DNA polymerase IV, which produces MSKQDGRNRLVSDRPVDDLTATVLHVDMDAFFASVELLDRPDLRGLPVIVGHDSDRSVVTAATYEARRYGVNSAMPMAVAKRRCPNAIIVEPHFEKYTAKSAAVMRVFGSFTPRVEKLGIDEAFLDVAGALRLSGTPWEIGRAIRAAVLAETGLHCSVGAASTKFVAKLASSRAKPDGLLVVPAEHTVAFLHPQPVSALWGVGGTTQEKLERRGIRTVGDLAHTPLPSLVAALGPAGGQRLHDLSWGRDPRVVDTGVSEKSIGHETTFGHDLTERDDVARELLRLADKVAVRLRRADVQARTVALKVRYTDFSTLTRSRTLAEPTDVAKRLHHEAVELYDVLHRPGNRIRLIGVRGENLVPAAASNALWDDDAPWRDTETTVDAVAARFGAGVLRPASLVRGTPEQRPPHARQDPA
- a CDS encoding acyl-CoA dehydrogenase family protein, whose product is MTKANPAWSLPEDLLARIAARAPGYDADNAFCAEDLAELRAAGWLRIGVPVEQGGSGLGLAATARLQQELAQAAPATALGLGMHQVWVQAARSVSAQGGSFLQAVTDHAADDHLLAFGVSEPGNDAVLFDSSTTAEPDGDGGYRFTGTKVSTSLAPAWDVLSVFGKDTSGPEPRLVHGFVLRSDGDVEHLDDWDTLGMRATQSRTTRLLGVHVPAERIVRSLPVGPTNDPLVFGIFAAFELLVASVYVGIASRAVDLAVTAVSGRAGRDGVPRSQDPDVRRTIADLRGAVDAVALQVGSLARSADEGEDLGARWFPLLVGTKARTVDAAQHVVDEAMRVVGGRAYAADSELARLARDVRAGQYHPSTRDSAARTIAAAELGPLA
- a CDS encoding SGNH/GDSL hydrolase family protein gives rise to the protein MSDRHPWSRYVAIGDSFTEGIGDPDPTVPGGNRGWADRVAEVLAHRTDDFAYANIAIRGRLLGQIVDEQVEPALALRPDLVTVSAGGNDIIRPGSDPDELAERFDGMVERLRSDGATVLLFTGPDVGMTPVLGMVRGKTAIYNENLHAIALKHGALVADMWALRVLRDPRMWAPDRLHHSPTGHATVAAAVLDTLGVDHGLEPFVPEPLEARPWREARVEDLGWAREYLVPWVVRRIRHTSSGDGVSPKRPELQDVVEHRSDTP
- a CDS encoding serine hydrolase domain-containing protein; translated protein: MTTTFPRSTPSALGIDARGVSAFLDALESTPGVEPHSFQLLRHGQLAAEGWWAPYAPDRVHLLYSLSKSFTAAAVGTAVRAGLVDLDATVLSYFPELDADVTDERSRRIRVRHLLAMASGHREEALERARAADPTNLVRGFLLTPPDEEPGSVFAYNQPCTYTLAAIVRRVTGGSLVDWLRPHVLEPLGIDDLVWKTDETGAELGFSGCYAPTSAVAALGQLYLQRGVWDGQRILDEDWVAAATSTQVANPDEENVDWRQGYGFQFWMARHGFRGDGAYGQFCVVLPEQDVVLAMTGQSTDMQAVLDAAWQHLLPAVDAADVDVAADTALEARLASLGLPPVEGVELHDDADGSYAATGVADGVRLARSGDGWRVTVDVDGGTLTCPVGQGTWAVEGPLAASGARRREGVVAVDVRFVESPHRLRLRLDTGTGTATSSWATQPLHDGPLTLRRPAD
- a CDS encoding D-alanyl-D-alanine carboxypeptidase family protein, with amino-acid sequence MTITVVAVLVLVVGFLVAAAVVPFAPASARTTTYAAPTSTLPALSFPGYGATAVEATDFPESLRTSGDRKARSIASISKVVTALVVLDAKPLRQGQAGPTITFDAQMQGLYATYAAQNGEVAPMPAGLQLSQYQTMQVMLMKSANNYAGALALWAFGSMDAYQRAATTWLHAHGLDDTTIHEPTGLDAGNTSTATDLVDLGQLALADPVVKEIVGTAQATVPGAGQIENSNKLLGMDGVEGIKTGTLDQAGACLLFAATYERGGRTVTVVGAMLGGVDHDSLDVDVQRLLRSVADNFQVVTLTHAGQTFGTFSTPWRDEADAVSAKAAEVLVWGRTTVTAKTTLEQLTFGAAGDRVGRVRFTISDHDPVTVPLVLERGIEDPGVWWRWTNPFQGTAA
- a CDS encoding acetamidase/formamidase family protein translates to MLHGSTPGTAPVPPPSSAPAVPVLQPGTGPVRSDRYLPVNPEQALWGRLPSDADRPVMTVPSAAEVTIDTLSHEGLLPDQGSDPVAFFARHGVPREHVLDDAVAVARAARRDPEHDGPHVVTGPIAVEGAEPGDVLTVTVLETLPRVPYGVVSNRHGRGALHGEYPVDGTTVSVFADVVPGPDGLLGRIPLTESRDRYARFPLAPFLGITGVATPGERLHSVPPGRHGGNVDVNLLQAGAQLHLPVLVPGASVYVGDPHFAQGDGEVALTAMEASLRATLRFDLTPAAEAVQRFGDLVWPLVETHEFLVPTGMDPDLDEAVRACVRHAIAILGARYGMEPHLAYAYLSAATDFNVSQVVDLVTGAHARIRKADFEDLR
- a CDS encoding AtzH-like domain-containing protein, whose amino-acid sequence is MSGPDAPAGLLEALDAYERALAADDLAALDDAFVRSPTTLRGDDRGLLVGHDAISAFRGARGGVASRTLTRVEVRPLADDLALVVAVSTFDAGGSGLQTQLWRRQDGTWRIEAAHVTGRPRAFDTTVWRVLGDPLVAPTGTGPLDGETVAVKDLYAVPGHPVGAGNPTYLRESVPAATAAAAVAALLAAGASIRGIARTDEFAYALTGRNEHHGTPPNGAVPTAVPGGSSSGSASAVRSGTAGIGLGTDTAGSIRVPASYQGLWGLRTTHGLVDRAGLLPLAPSFDTVGWLTRDADTLLRALDASVPDDIARQPVGDPVVLTDLLDAADPATREAFRAAVGPDVPETSLAALGLPGLDELRELLRLVQGAEATAVHGDWIAAHPGALGAVVGGRFAAAAAAPADQVAAARERFPVVRAAIREALHYRVFLAPTVPGPAPALAADAVELERVRTATTAMTALASVGGLPSVSAPVLTVDGAPVGGCLTGGPDTDRALVTAVGRWLPA
- a CDS encoding TrmH family RNA methyltransferase, which gives rise to MHPVRIDTLDDPRLDDFARLTDVALRRVSEPEGGLYIAESNTVIERSVRAGHVPRSVLVQEKWLDSVLPLVADHEGPVFVGPDALLEQLTGFAMHRGALAAMHRPELPSVADVVRDARLVVVLEDIVDHTNVGAVFRSVAGLGADAVLVSPRCADPLYRRSVRVSMGTVLQVPWTRIGDWPAAGDDLRAQGFHLAAMALTDRSVDLDAFVQDIPERIALVMGTEGQGLTPAAIAAADTTVRIPMAHGVDSLNVAAASAVGLWAVAHAQRAAR